One window of Uloborus diversus isolate 005 chromosome 3, Udiv.v.3.1, whole genome shotgun sequence genomic DNA carries:
- the LOC129218254 gene encoding uncharacterized protein LOC129218254, whose translation MPFGNKRPLDEDSSNYAEELRDSDDDTNPEKPHSGAAFVEDEENGYHNLENAVQLNVHSGRQNKKYNANQVVFRARVDTEKLPTELQTNPLAAARESVRELFRLLIERSTEGLKPSDLIRFCIQSDGLDRPISTRLMPVSELTLEILLAAVLKVLQSKDQIMLDSTFFVDIVTLRRDVGAGRICKVVNYEVDRLRKQSILSIPMIEEGTCCAMSIVFALAHLQKNTKLIDVLRNRRRSTLQNRARELHVAAGVPIGPCTYAEVSEFEKHLDIQIVVISTDNLNKVSYKGPDREQRINLWLHNQHFDVIKSLKGFYASNFYCETCEKPYDHIEMHACPNACRICFRVGCTPQQPKRCSDCERLCQSEECYSAHREKKGQQQYSICDKIYQCSKCCKIIRRRECAREAHKCGTVKCPSCKNYVNSADHLCYLRTIPPKKSSDRLIYFDFETDQSSGEHIVNFAVAQYADGRENVFKGYTACSDFCSWFFSPEHKGYTGIAHNMKG comes from the exons ATGCCTTTTGGAAATAAGAGACCACTGGATGAAGATTCTAGCAAT TATGCTGAAGAATTAAGGGATTCTGATGACGAc actaATCCTGAGAAGCCTCATTCAGGCGCTGCTTTCGTCGAAGACGAAGAAAATGGCTATCACAAT ttGGAAAATGCGGTGCAATTGAATGTGCATTCTGGAAGacagaataaaaaatacaatgcGAATCAAGTCGTATTTCGAGCGAGAGTAGATACAGAGAAACTACCTACAGAACTTCAGACCAATCCCTTGGCTGCAGCTAGGGAATCCGTACGGGAGCTGTTCCGGTTGTTGATTGAAAGATCAACGGAAGGATTGAAACCATCGGACTTGATCCGTTTCTGCATCCAATCAGATGGGCTGGATAGACCTATATCGACGAGACTAATGCCTGTCTCCGAACTGACTTTGGAGATTTTACTTGCTGCAGTACTCAAAGTGCTACAGTCCAAGGACCAAATAATGCTGGACTCTACCTTTTTTGTGGACATAGTGACATTGCGAAGAGATGTAGGAGCCGGCCGAATATGCAAAGTCGTAAATTATGAGGTAGACCGCTTACGAAAACAGTCTATTTTAAGCATACCAATGATTGAAGAAGGCACATGCTGTGCAATGAGCATTGTGTTTGCATTGgctcatttgcaaaaaaatacgaaattgatTGATGTCCTGAGAAATCGTCGACGATCCACATTGCAAAATAGGGCACGGGAGTTGCATGTTGCTGCTGGTGTGCCTATTGGACCATGCACCTACGCAGAAGTATCGGAATTTGAgaagcatttggatatccaaatTGTCGTGATTTCTACGGATAATCTGAACAAG gtATCTTATAAAGGACCCGACAGGGAACAAAGAATCAACCTTTGGCTACACAACCAGCACTTTGATgtgattaaaagtttaaaaggattctatgcaagcaatttttattgcgAAACTTGTGAGAAGCCTTATGATCACATTGAGATGCATGCATGCCCTAATGCTTGCCGTATTTGTTTCAGAGTAGGCTGTACCCCACAACAACCAAAACGCTGTTCAGACTGTGAACGGCTTTGCCAATCAGAGGAGTGCTACAGTGCTCATAGAGAAAAAAAAGGCCAGCAACAATACTCCATTTGCGATAAG atataTCAATGCTCCAAATGTTGCAAAATTATCAGGAGGCGGGAGTGTGCTAGAGAGGCACACAAATGTGGAACGGTCAAATGTCCTTCATGTAAAAACTACGTGAATTCCGCTGATCATTTATGCTATCTCCGCACGATTCCACCTAAGAAATCATCGGATCGGTTGATCTACTTCGATTTCGAAACGGATCAATCATCCGGTGAACATATCGTTAACTTTGCAGTAGCACAGTATGCTGACGGAAGGGAAAACGTGTTTAAGGGCTACACAGCCTGTTCAGACTTTTGTTCGTGGTTCTTTAGTCCTGAGCACAAAGGATATACAGGAATAGCGCATAACATGAAAGGGTAA